The Nocardia sp. NBC_01329 sequence CCTTGCCCTGGTATCCGGACAGCAGCTGGATGACCTGCTGGCGGACCCGGTTGAGGTCCGCGCCGAGTTTGACCAGCACCTGCGCCGCGACACCCTCGCCCTCGCGGATCAGGCCGAGCAGGATGTGCTCGGTGCCGATGTAATTGTGGCCGAGCTGCAGCGCCTCGCGCAGGCTCAGCTCCAGCACCTTCTTGGCGCGGGGGGTGAACGGAATATGACCGGACGGGGCCTGCTGGCCCTGGCCGATGATCTCTTCGACCTGGCTGCGCACGCCCTCCAGCGAGATACCGAGCGATTCCAGCGACTTGGCCGCGACACCCTCACCCTCGTGGATCAGACCCAGCAGGATGTGCTCGGTGCCGATGTAGTTGTGGTTGAGCATCCGGGCCTCTTCTTGGGCCAGGACGACGACACGCCTCGCGCGGTCGGTGAACCTCTCGAACATCGCTCCCTCACTCTCCTGCTCCGGACTCTATGGCCGGCTGATGCCGTGGTGTGTCCTGGACAACCGTCGATCTCAGCCTGCCATGTAGGCCAGGGGTTGCGGCCCCCGCCTCCCACTCTAGTTGGCAGGGAATTCCGCCGCCGCCGCTCCACCCTAACGATGTGCGGCCGACGGCAGGCTTATTCACTCATAACGCCCCTACCCCCCGATTGGTTTCCCACTTCGGTTTTGCCCAGAGCGAACAGAGCAGCTCCCAGAACTGGGGAGTCCGATACCGCGGGGCGAGGGACAGCCGGGTCACGGCCTCACAGTTCGCGGTCGGCGATGAGTCCGCTGCGCATCGCCAGCGCGGCGAGCCGAACGCGCTTCTGGTTCTGCGGCAGATCTTCGACGCCGAACTTGGCGAACAGGGCGCGCAGATGGGTCTTGACGGCATCCACGCTCAGGAACAACTCGTCCGCGATCTGCTGGTTGGTGGCCGGGGCCGCGAAACCCGCATCCCCTTTGTACGGACGGCACAGCGCGACGAGCACCGCGCGCTGGGCCTCGGTCAGCGAGCGGACGGTGGGGATGCCGCCACCGGAGGCACGGGTGGCATCGTCGGCGACGCCGTTGAAATCGTGGAAGGACACCAGTGAGGTGCCGACCCGGATGCGGTCACCGGGCATCAGCCGACGGCGGCCGTTGAGACGTTCGCCGTTGACGAACGTGCCGTTACGGGAAAGGCCGTCGTCCACGATGGTCCAATGTGCGGCGAGGTATTCGACCGCGGCGTGCAGCCGGGAGACCTCGGCGTCCCAACGCAGCGACAGATCGGCACCCGCGGAACGGCCTATGGTGATCCGCTGCCGATCGGGGCTCAACATCACTTCGCGCCTACGGCCTTCGTCATCGGTGAATCGAAGGAACGAACCGACGGATCCGGTCACTGCGCCGATACCTCACCTCTCCATACCGGCAGCAACTGCCGGGCACTGCGGACCTCTTGCACTGCGGCGCGCGCGGCCCGGCCGATCCTATCCATGGTGCCGGGCAGTCGGCCGCTCGGGCAAGATGGAACGCCGCCGGGCGCAGCGGCCCCGGCGATCGACGCCGGGGCCAGCGGTAATTCCAAATAGCTATCGAGAAGACCCGCCGTCGCCGCGTTCTGCGAATAAGCCCGCGAGCGACGGTTGAAAGAAAAATTACCCCTTCGCGGCCTTGTTGTACGCGTCGGTGATATCGGCGGAGATACGGCCACGCGCGGAAACCTTGTGACCATTGCGGCGCGCCCACTCACGAATAGCCGCACTTTGTTCGCGATCCATGGTGGCGCGGGCCTTCGTGTTGCCGACGGCCGCCACCGCGGACTTCACCCGGCGCCGACCGCTCACCCGACGGGCACTGGAAACCCACTGCTCCAACTCGTCCCGAAGCTTCGAAGCATTCGTCGACGACAGGTCGATCTCGTACGACACCCCATCGATTGCAAACTCGATGGTCTCGTCCGCGATGGACTCACCGTCGACATCGTCGATCAGGCTAACGGTGACCTTCTTTGCCATGAGATGAACGTCCTCTCGAAATCGTGCGGCCCGAAAAATCAGGCCGATTACCCGAGGCAAGAATACCCCGAATTCGGAAAATTCCAAGGCGAGCGGCCTGCTATGCAAACCGTTCGCTCAACGGCCTACCGGCCGCACTATTGGGAACAGTATCGTTTCCCGGATTCCCAATCCGGTGAGTGCCATCAACAACCTATCGATTCCCATACCGGTTCCGGTTGTCGGCGGCATCCCGTGTTCCATAGCGGCCAGGAAGTCTTCGTCGAGCACCATTGCCTCGTCATCGCCTGCCGCAGCGAGACGGGCCTGATCGATGAACCGTTCGCGTTGGATCACCGGATCCACCAACTCCGAATAGCCGGTGGCCAACTCGAAGCCGCGGACATACAGATCCCACTTCTCGGTGACACCGGCCCGCGACCGGTGTTGCCTGGTCAGCGGAGAAGTCTCGACCGGGAAATCACGAACGAAAGTCGGCACGTACAGCTTGTCGCCGTAGCTGTGCTCCCAGAGTTCCTCCACCAGTTTGCCGTGGCCGTAGCCCTTGCCCTCGGGAATTTCCAGACCGAGCCGATCCGCCAGCTCGAGCAATTCCGGAACAGTTGTTTCCGGGGTCACCTCGACCCCCGTCGACTCGGACAACGACGGATACATCTCGACCGTTGTCCACTCACCGCTCAAGTCGTATTCCGAACCATCGGCAAGGGTGACGACCTGAGTTCCCAGCGCTTCCTGTGCCACTTCCTGGATCAATTCCCGGGTCATGCGCGCGGAGTCGTCATAGGTGCCGTACGCCTGATAAGTTTCGAGCATCGCGAACTCGGGCGAATGGGTTGAATCGGCACCTTCGTTACGGAAGTTCCGATTGATCTCGAAGACCCGCTCCAACCCTCCGACCACGCAGCGTTTCAGAAACAACTCCGGAGCAATGCGCAGGTAGAGATCCATATCGAGGGCATTGGAGTGCGTACGGAAAGGTCGCGCGGCCGCGCCCCCGTGCAGGGTCTGCAGCATCGGCGTCTCGACCTCGAGGAAATCACGATGCTCCAGCGCATTGCGCAACGCACGCACGACCGCCACCCGGGTACGAGCCGTT is a genomic window containing:
- a CDS encoding histone-like nucleoid-structuring protein Lsr2, which translates into the protein MAKKVTVSLIDDVDGESIADETIEFAIDGVSYEIDLSSTNASKLRDELEQWVSSARRVSGRRRVKSAVAAVGNTKARATMDREQSAAIREWARRNGHKVSARGRISADITDAYNKAAKG
- the lysS gene encoding lysine--tRNA ligase, yielding MRIRREKRERLLDSGGEAYPVSVPRTHGLGEIRAAYPDLAADTATGELVGVAGRVIFMRNTGKLCFAQLQEGDGTTLQAMVSLNGVGADGLAAWKSDVDLGDMVFVHGEVISSRTGELSVMADSWSMAAKALRPLPVAHKEMSEETRVRQRYVDLIVRPEARETARTRVAVVRALRNALEHRDFLEVETPMLQTLHGGAAARPFRTHSNALDMDLYLRIAPELFLKRCVVGGLERVFEINRNFRNEGADSTHSPEFAMLETYQAYGTYDDSARMTRELIQEVAQEALGTQVVTLADGSEYDLSGEWTTVEMYPSLSESTGVEVTPETTVPELLELADRLGLEIPEGKGYGHGKLVEELWEHSYGDKLYVPTFVRDFPVETSPLTRQHRSRAGVTEKWDLYVRGFELATGYSELVDPVIQRERFIDQARLAAAGDDEAMVLDEDFLAAMEHGMPPTTGTGMGIDRLLMALTGLGIRETILFPIVRPVGR
- a CDS encoding FHA domain-containing protein — translated: MTGSVGSFLRFTDDEGRRREVMLSPDRQRITIGRSAGADLSLRWDAEVSRLHAAVEYLAAHWTIVDDGLSRNGTFVNGERLNGRRRLMPGDRIRVGTSLVSFHDFNGVADDATRASGGGIPTVRSLTEAQRAVLVALCRPYKGDAGFAAPATNQQIADELFLSVDAVKTHLRALFAKFGVEDLPQNQKRVRLAALAMRSGLIADREL